The DNA region ATTCGCGGTTGTTTCTGTTGAATCGCGTCACCATAAGCGAGGCTGACCCGGCGCTGCGCGGGGACATCGAGCAGATGGTTCGGCGCGCCGTGGGCCAAACCAGATTGATGGATGTCGATCTTTCGGCTTTGAGACAGAAGATCGAGGCTGTGCCTCGAGTGCGCGGGGCCTCGGTCGCGCGGTTGCTTCCAGACGGGATCTTCGTCCGAGTAGTCGAACGGCAACCCGCGGTTCTGGTCCGGCGCGATTCGGAGGCGCTGGTTTGGCTCGACGATGACGCAGTTGAGATGGGCGAATTCTCGGACGTGAAACGGGCGGGCTCCAGTTCAAAGCCCGGCGCAGCGACTGAGATTCCGCCGATCGCCAAGGGCTTCGCCGAAGGCAATCGCTCGCAGTCGGCAATCGCCGAAGACCGCGAGCGAATAGCAATCTACAAACAGATCGAGCGAGAGTTCAGCGAAGAGCCGAACCCTTTATGGAACCTCATCGATCAGATCGACCTGACTTTTACAAAGGATGTGAACATGCGCCTGGCGCACCCGCCGGTGCTTATTCACATCGGCAGCACCGACTTCCGCAAACGCTTCGAGAAGGCGCTTCAGGTGCTGCAGGCGGTTAAACAGGGAGATTCTGAATTGCCAAGCCGCTTCCGTGTTCAGGACATCGATCGGTTGATTCAGAACGCCAACAACATAAGCTTCATCGATGCGGCCCGCGGCGATCGCATCGTGGTCAATATCGCCACCCCCGGCGTACCGAGAGCTGTTCGGCAGGAGTCTATACCGGACAAGTCCCCGAAGAAGAAGAAGTGATTGCGGATTTCGGATTTCGGATTGCGGATTTAAGACCATCCGCAGCCTAATCCGCAATCCACAATCCGCAATTCGCAATTGAATACGCCGGAGGATTAGAAATGTCGAAAGGGAACAAACAAATTGCTGCGCTCGACATCGGCACCACCGAAGTCAGAGCAATCGTAGGTGAGGTAATCGAGAACGAAAGGCTCGAGATAATCGGCATCGGGCGGGCGCCTTCGCGCGGCGTTCGCAAGGCAGTAGTGGTCAACATCGAGGCCACCGTCGATGCAATCAAGCGCGCAGTCGAGGAGGCCGAAATGATGTCCGGCCTTCCGATCGATTCTGTCAACGTAGGTTTGAGCGGCGTCCAGGTGCGCGGGATCAACTCGCGCGGGGTCATTGCCATCAGCCGCCGCAACCGTGACATCACCGAAGAGGACGTCTATCGCGTCATCGATCAAGCGCGGGCGGTCAGCGTGCCCACCGATCGCGAAATCATCGACGTGCTGCCACAAGAGTTCACGGTCGACGGACAAGACGGCATCGGCAACCCCATCGGGTTTCTGGGGATGAGACTCGAGGCCTGCGTACACGTGGTCACGTCGCCGATCACCGCCCGCCAGAACGTCATCACCTCGGTCAATCGGGCGGGGATGATGGTCACCGACACGGTCGTCAATCACGTTGCCGGAGGCGAATCGACGCTTTCGCCTGACGAGAAGGAGTACGGCGCGGCTGTCATCGACATCGGCGCTGACATTACGACCCTGACGATTTTCTTTCGCGATGCGATTCGTCACACTGCTGT from Acidobacteriota bacterium includes:
- the ftsA gene encoding cell division protein FtsA, with product MSKGNKQIAALDIGTTEVRAIVGEVIENERLEIIGIGRAPSRGVRKAVVVNIEATVDAIKRAVEEAEMMSGLPIDSVNVGLSGVQVRGINSRGVIAISRRNRDITEEDVYRVIDQARAVSVPTDREIIDVLPQEFTVDGQDGIGNPIGFLGMRLEACVHVVTSPITARQNVITSVNRAGMMVTDTVVNHVAGGESTLSPDEKEYGAAVIDIGADITTLTIFFRDAIRHTAVFPMGGNHFTNDIAVGLRTPVPEAERIKRNEGCALAGLMAEGERSRMVEVPSVGGRQPRMLSRQILCEILQPRAEEIFSHAAEEIQRAGFDKQILSSVVLIGGGSLMDGVVEMAEQVLDLPARHGLPDFVGGLTGEIDSPAFATVVGTMLYGFHKQMNQKKIHSLKDGAPKQPSIWKRWLR
- a CDS encoding FtsQ-type POTRA domain-containing protein, with product MALDPKNEPRARNQIVTPRSSRRLDRARSRRRSAIDIGKILRAAAAFARPAAVLAAVVLMVLGYNALANSRLFLLNRVTISEADPALRGDIEQMVRRAVGQTRLMDVDLSALRQKIEAVPRVRGASVARLLPDGIFVRVVERQPAVLVRRDSEALVWLDDDAVEMGEFSDVKRAGSSSKPGAATEIPPIAKGFAEGNRSQSAIAEDRERIAIYKQIEREFSEEPNPLWNLIDQIDLTFTKDVNMRLAHPPVLIHIGSTDFRKRFEKALQVLQAVKQGDSELPSRFRVQDIDRLIQNANNISFIDAARGDRIVVNIATPGVPRAVRQESIPDKSPKKKK